The nucleotide window ACCGCATCAGTTGGTAGATGCATTTAAATCAACGCTAGAAGAAGTATCTGGTGCAGATGTGATTGTCCATGTTGTCGATGGTTCACACGCTGATCCATTTGAACAAATTCGAGCAGTTCGCACAGTAATCAATGAAATTGGGGCCCAGGAAGTTCCGGAAATTATCGCTATCAACAAAGCCGATGTTGCAGACCAAGAAGTTCTCATGGAAATTTTGCGCAAAGAACCAAACAGTTATGCAATATCGGTCAAAACAGGGTTTGGAATAGATGCTCTTATCCATGCGATTGAAAAAACTTTACCTAGGCCAAAAATTGAAGTTGATGTCATAGTTCCGTATAACCGAGGTGATCTCATTAGCGCCATTCATGAACATGGTGAAATCTTGAGCGAAGAGTATGTCGCCGAAGGAACTGCGATTCACGCCCGCGTTGATGGAGGGCTAGCACGCCAAATACAAGCTATGCAGGAATAAATAGTGCTCTTGGCGTGTTGTAACAGGCAGTAACCCCAAAAATAGGCGATTATGCGCCCGTTCAGTAATTACTTCAGAAACTAGTGCAGTGAAGGTAGGTGAGAGCAGTGGCAACGGATTACGACACCCCCAGAAAAACGGATGAAGAACTCCACGAAGAGTCGTTAGAAGAGTTAAAAGCCCAGCGAGTAGATGCTCAATCCGGCCAGATCGATGTTGATGAAGCAGAGGCTGCTGAAACCTTAGAGCTTCCTGGTGCTGATTTATCTGGTGAAGAATTAACAGTACGTGTAGTGCCAAAACAAGTTGATGAATTTACATGTTCACGTTGCTTCTTGGTTCACCACATTACTCAACTTTCTAAAGGTGAAGGCGCTAAAGCAATTTGTAAAGAGTGTTCTTAACGCAGCGCAGCTGCTAACTCTGATCCCCGCCGTGTAGAAATAATCCAATGCGGTGTTTCGTCTCGAATATCTTTGACTCGCACAATCACTCCGCGGGAACTCCAAAATCTAATGGCTAAGTAGTCAGCCGGATCGGCATCGCGCCCACGCACCAAACGCATTGCATCAGATTCTAAGACTCGTGTGTCACCTAAGTACTTAAGTTCAATGTGAGCTTTATTTACTCGCAACTCTTGATCATCTACTTCAATGACCATGCGCCATCGAACATAGATATAAACCAGTGCGATAGTGAGAATAATCTGGCACCAGAGAGCAGGATTGTTTCCAATGGCTGCCCAAATTGAGATGCTCAATGATGTAAACAAGAAGTAAATGAAGGCTAAGAGCCAGACTGGGGGAGCAATCACTTCGCGAAATCGCACGGGTGTCACGCTACATCATTAATTATTGACTCGCTAACGCAGTAAACTACATGGATGAGCCGAGTTGCCAGTACTACGCCACCACCTGGAGCGACAATTCCAGTTCGCCACCCTGAAGCGCCGCCAACTGGTTCAAAAATTCCTTCTCACTTTGCACATTGTTTTGGTTGCGGTGAGAAACATCCAACTGGTTTACACCTTGTCGCACATGTTGGAAATGCAATGGATATAACGGCTGAGTTTGTAGTTTCACAAGATCATCAAGGCGCACCAGGGCTTGCACACGGTGGCTTACTTTCACTCGCATTTGATGAGGCGCTTGGAAAACTTATGTGGTTACTTCGCGCACCGGCAGTAACTGCCCGACTTGAAACAGATTTCCTGAAACCTGTGCCAATGGGTTCAAAGTTATTTATTACAGCGCAAATCACTGGCCAAGTGAGCCGTAAAGTTTATTGTTCAGCCATTGGGCGTTTAAATTCGCCAGAGGGTGACATCGCAATCAAAGCGGCAGCCTTATATGTCATTGTTCCAATGTCGCACTTTCTGCAAAATGCTCCTGCGGATTATTTGGAAGCTATTTCAAAAACTCCAGAAGTTCTGGCATTTGTTGATCCGAACTTTGAGATAAATCCATGAGTGTAAAAGTTCTAATCAAGCGCCTGGATCCAGGCGTGCCGTTGCCTATTTATGCAAAGGGTGGCGATGCTGGAGCAGACATTGTCTCTGCAGTTGATATCACTTTGGCCCCCGGCGAACGCGCGTTAGTACCAACTGGAATTTCAATTGCGCTTCCTGATGGATATGTTGCACTCGTGCATCCACGTTCGGGATTAGCAATTAAGCATGGAGTCACAATGGTCAATGCTCCAGGAACCGTTGATGCAGGATATAGAGGCGAACTAAAACTAATTTTGATCAATCATGATCGAAGTGAGTCAGTCTCTTTTAAACGCGGTGATCGAGTCGCGCAATTAGTTATTCAACAAGTTGAGCGAGCAGAATTTATTGAAGTACAAGAACTCCCTGGCTCAGGTCGAGGTACTGATGGATTCGGATCAACGGGGCGCGTATGAGTATTGAAAATAATGATCGAGACAAAGTAGTTAACGCCCTCGGTGGTAAAAAAGGTCTCATTGATTCAGGTCTACCATCTGTCCTTTTTCTCATTGTTTTTAACATCGCAGATAATTTACGCACAGCTCTTTATGCGGCCGTCATCACATCAGCGCTTCTTACGATTCTTCGATTGATTAAGAAAGACACAATCCAGCATGTGATTTCTGGCTTCATTGGTGTTGCTTTTTGTGCATACCTTGCCAATCGCACTGGAAATGCCACTGATTTTTTCTTACCTAAATTTCTTACCAACCTCGTATACGGAACGGTGTATTTGATTGGAAACGTTGCTGGGTGGCCAATTCTTGGTTTAGTTCTAGGACCAATCCTGGGCGAAAACCTACTGTGGCGAAAAAACCCAGAGCGCAAAAAAGCTTATATTCGCGCCGGATGGTTATGGGTTGCAATGTTTTATTTACGTTTACTTGTTCAAGTTCCAATTTATCTCAGTGGTCCAGAAAATCTGAATTTATTGGGAAGTGTTAACTTGGCAATGGGTTATCCGCTTTTTGCCGCCGCTGCGTGGGGTTCGTGGTTGATTATTAAGAAAGTTCCGAGCGTAAAACCAGAGGATTAGCTCTGAATGAAGCACGCTTTAATTTGAGACTCAGCTGCAGCTGATGCAACGAATAGTAATTCATCGCCAGCGGCAAAAACATCGTGAGCAGAACACGCAATAACTTGGCCATCTCGCACGATCGCAGCAAGGGATGCGTTATCTGGTAACTCAATTTCTTCTACAGTTTTTCCAATGCAAGAAGATGTATCAGGAAGAGTGAGTTCAACTAAATTTGCTTGACCTTTTCTAAAGGAGAAGAGACGAACCACGTCACCAACACTTACGGCTTCTTCCACCAGTGCTGAAATAATTCGCGGTGTAGACACGGCAACATCGACGCCCCATGAACTATCAAATAGCCACTCATTCTTTGGGTGATTAATTCGCGCTACCACTCGTGGAATTCCGTATTCAGTCTTTCCTAGAAGAGATGCAACGAGATTAACTTTGTCATCTCCAGTTGCGGCAACCAATACTTGGCAATTATTTAGTTTGGCATTATCTAATGATGTGATTTCGCAGGCATCTGCCATAAGCCATTCAGCATCTGGAACGCTTTGCATTTTCATTGCTTTTGGATTCTTATCGATCAAAAGAACTTGATGACCGTTATCTAAGAGTTCGCGTGCGATAGCGCGTCCAACATTTCCTGCTCCTGCTATTGCAATTCTCATGAGGCATCCTCCGGAGCGTGTGAAAATGATTTTTCAACGTTCGCATGGTCTTCATCTCGCACCATCATGTGCAGTAGATCGCCTTCTTGGAAAACAGTGTGCTCATCTGGAATTAAACCTGCACCGAGTCGCGTAATAAATGCAACACGAGCACCAGTGATATTTTCAATTCGAGCAACTGAGATTCCATACCAACTAGCAACCGGATGAAACTCACAGAGTTGAACTGCGCCACTTGCATCACGCCACTCAGACTTTGAACCTTCGGGAACGATGCGTCTTAAAATTTGGTCCGTAGTCCAGAGCACTGTGGCAACAGTTGGAATTCCTAAGCGCTGGTAAATTTCCGCACGACCTGGGTCATAAATGCGAGCAACCACATTTGCAACTTTATAAGTTTCTCGTGCAACGCGAGCGGCAAGAATGTTTGAATTATCTCCGTTGCTTACTGCTGCAAATGCATCGGCTTTTTCTATGCCAGCTTCTAAAAGTGTGTCTCGGTCAAAACCCATACCTGTGACTGTGTGGCCTTTGAAATTAGGTCCTAAACGGCGAAATGATTCGCGAGCTTGATCAATCACAGAAACTGAGTGACCAGCAGATTCCAATTCAATTGCGAGGGATGAACCAACTCGACCGCAACCCATAATCACTACGTGCACGTAGTACAACTTACACCCTTACTCTTAGATACATGGAATCAAAGGCACAGATAAGCCTGCAGGTAGGCCAACGCCTCACAGTGGACATAGAAAAAATTGCTCACGGGGGACACTTCATCGCGCGTCATGAAAGTGAATCGGGTAAGAAGGCTGTGATTTTTGTGCGCCACGCAATTCCTGGCGAAAAAGTTGAGATTGAAATTACAAGTACAAGCTCAAACTTTATTCGAGCCGATGTAGTCCAAGTAATTACGCCTAGCCCAGATCGAGTTGTTGCCCCCTGTAAATTTGCACATCGCGATGGATGCGGCGGATGCGATTTTCAACATATCTCCGCATCTCGCCAACGAACCCTGAAGTCAGAAGTAATCACTGAACAATTTGCACGAATTGCAAAAATTCCAATGACAGTTGAAGTCGAAGAAGTGGATCAACCGCTTCATTGGCGAACACGGGTCACTGCCACAACAGATCACAATGGAGCCATCGGTTTTTATTCATCCAGAAGCCATCGAGTGATTTCAGTAGATGAGTGCCTCATAGCCGTGCCTGAGATCGGCATCAAAGAGATGTCCAAGCAAAAACTTTCACCTGATGTGCGTATTGAGATTGCATACTCTTCTGAAGGAGAACGAATGGTTGCTGAAGCACCAAAGAGTGGTGACGGTAAGTTTAGGCAAAATAGTGGACCTGCAGTCCTGCATGAAAAGATCGGTGATCGCTTACTGCAAGTGAGTCAAAGATCTTTTTGGCAGGGACATAAACGCGCCCCAGAAATATTGGCAGCAGTTGTCAGTGACTTTGCAGAGATCAAAAATGGAGACCTCGTCCTAGATTTATACGGCGGTGTTGGACTTTTCACCGCTTCTTCTTTGAACGCTGTAGGCAGCCAAGGAAGTATTCATTTGGTTGAAGGCAGCAAAGATGCAACATCGGATGCTAAAAACAATTTTGCTGGTCAAAGCAATGTACAAATTACAACGGGGGATGTGGCCAAAATAATTACACGCATTCAAAGCGCCGATGTGGTTATTTTGGATCCACCACGCGAAGGTGCTGGCAAAGATGTTGTGCAGCAATTAGCTCGTATTGGCGCCAGAGGTATTGTCTACGTTGCCTGCGATCCAGCAGCCTTGGCAAGAGACACTGTTTATCTAGCCGAAAGTGGTTATTCAATGAGAAAGATCCGCGCGTTCGACTTATTTCCTATGACTCACCACATCGAATCTGTTGCATTGTTTACCCCAAGTAAGGTATCTTGACGTCAAGATAGTTTTAGAAGGGAGCGCCCGTGAGTTCAAATTCCTTTGATGCCAAGAGCACATTAAATGTCTCTGGAAAAAATTACGAAATATTTGATATTTCTAAAATCGACGGTGCTAGCTCACTCCCGTTTAGTTTGAAAATACTTCTTGAAAATCTATTGCGAACCGAAGATGGCGCCAATATTACGGCTGGTCATATCAAAGCATTAGCTCAGTGGGACCCAGCGAGTGAACCTGACACCGAAATTCAATTCACTCCAGCTCGCGTTGTTATGCAAGATTTCACCGGCGTGCCTTGCATCGTAGATCTTGCCACAATGCGTGAAGCAATTGTGTCACTAGGCGGGGATGCATCCAAAGTTAACCCTCTTGCACCGGCCGAATTAGTTATTGATCACTCCGTCATTGCAGATGTCTTTGGAACCAAAGATGCTTTTGAGAAAAATACAGATATTGAATACGAACGAAATCGCGAACGCTACAGATTTTTGCGTTGGGGACAGGGCGCATTTGATGAGTTCAAAGTTGTGCCACCTGGAACTGGAATTGTTCACCAAGTAAATATTGAATACCTTGCTCGTGTTGTCATGACCAGAAACGTCAATGGAGTCTTGCGCGCTTATCCAGATACAGTTGTTGGAACTGATTCACACACAACAATGGTCAATGGACTCGGAGTTCTTGGCTGGGGAGTCGGTGGCATCGAAGCTGAAGCGGCGCTGCTTGGTCAGCCTGTATCAATGCTTATTCCGCGCGTCGTTGGTTTCAAACTCAGCGGAGCATTGCCGCTTGGAACAACAGCAACAGATTTGGCTCTGACAATTACCGAAATACTTCGCAAGCATGGAGTTGTAGGAAAATTTGTTGAGTTCTATGGACCGGGAGTTGTTTCGGTTCCAATGGCGAATCGCACAACTATTGGAAACATGAGCCCTGAATACGGATCAACGTGTGCAATTTTTCCAATTGATGAAGAAACCTTGCGTTACCTCACACTGACAGGTCGTTCCGCCGAGCAAGTAGAACTCGTTGAAAGATATGCAAAACTTCAGGGACTGTGGCACAACCCAGAAGTTTCTCCTCGCTTCTCAGAAAATATCGAACTTGATCTATCAATGGTGGTTCCATCAATTGCAGGCCCAAAACGTCCTCAGGATCGAATCTCACTGATCGACTCCAAGAGTGCATTTGAAAATATATTGCCTACATACTTTGGGGATAAAACCAATAAGAACCCAATCGATATTAAGGTTAAAGAAAAAAGCACCACAATTAAAAATGGTGATGTGGTCATTGCATCGATTACATCGTGCACAAATACTTCAAATCCTTCAGTGATGATTGGCGCGGCTTTACTTGCCAAAAAGGCTGTGGAAAAGGGACTCTCATCTAAGCCTTGGGTAAAGACAACTTTGGCGCCGGGATCAAAGGTTGTAACTGATTATTACGACCGTGCTGGTCTAACTCCTTATATGGAAAAACTTGGATTTAATCTTGTTGGCTATGGCTGCGTAACATGTATTGGTAATTCCGGACCGCTCCCAATTGAAATTAGCAAAGCTGTCAATGATCATGATTTAGCTGTCAGTGCAGTTCTTTCAGGAAATAGAAACTTTGAAGGGCGCATCAGCCCTGATGTAAAGATGAATTATCTTGCTTCTCCACCACTGGTTGTGGCGTATGCATTGGCTGGAACAATGGATCACGATTTTATTAAGGATTCTTTGGGTAATGACACAGATGGTGAGCCTGTTTATTTGGCTGACATTTGGCCATCTCCAGAAGAGATTCAAAGCGTGATTGATTCTTCTATATCTTCAGAAATGTTTAGTAAAGATTACGCAAGTGTTTTTGAAGGTGACCATCGTTGGAAGTCACTCGATACTCCAACAGGAAACATCTTTGAGTGGGATCCAAAGTCAACCTATGTGCGAAAGCCACCTTATTTTGATTCAATGCCACCACAACCAACTCCAGTAACAAATATTTCAGGCGCTCGTGTCTTGGCCATTCTGGGGGATTCAGTTACTACTGATCACATTTCACCAGCAGGAAATATCAGGGGCGATTCACCGGCAGGAAAATACCTTGAAGCAAATGGGGTTGATCGTAAAGACTTCAACTCTTACGGATCTCGTCGCGGAAATCATGAAGTAATGATTCGTGGAACTTTTGCAAACATTCGCCTGAAAAACTTATTACTAGATGGTGTTGAAGGTGGCTTCACTCGTAACTTCCTAAAAAATGGCGAGCAATCAACCATTTATGATGCGTCGATTGATTATCAGAATGCAGGCACGGCATTAGTAATTCTTGCTGGTAAAGAATATGGATCAGGATCCTCCCGAGATTGGGCCGCAAAGGGCACAGCACTACTTGGTGTTCGAGCAGTAATTGCCGAAAGTTTTGAACGAATCCATCGCTCCAATCTCATCGGTATGGGTGTTCTGCCATTGCAATTTATAGATGGCCAAAATGCGGCATCACTTGGTTTACGCGGTGATGAAGTATTTGAATTAACTGGGATTACCGAACTTAATTCTGGGATCACTCCTAAGGAAATTACCGTTAAGGCAGGCGATAAAACATTTAGCGCGCGCCTTCGAATTGATACGCCGGGAGAGGCTGATTACTACCGCCACGGTGGAATTATGCAGTACGTATTACGTTCACTTCTTGCATAGTGTGCTAATTCCGGCCTGGCGTTCTAGAATGACGATGTGATCTCTGATATCAATTCGCCTAAGGATTTAGAGCGTCTAAATCACGCTGAGTTAGAGGCCCTTGCCGCGGAGATCCGTTCTTTTTTGATTGAAAAAGTTACTAAAACTGGTGGTCACCTTGGCCCAAATTTGGGTGTTGTTGAATTAACGATTGCAATTCATAGAATTTTCGAATCTCCCAAAGATGTGATTCTTTTCGACACTGGCCACCAAAGTTATGTGCACAAAATTCTTACCGG belongs to Candidatus Planktophila limnetica and includes:
- a CDS encoding DUF4193 domain-containing protein, which codes for MATDYDTPRKTDEELHEESLEELKAQRVDAQSGQIDVDEAEAAETLELPGADLSGEELTVRVVPKQVDEFTCSRCFLVHHITQLSKGEGAKAICKECS
- a CDS encoding DUF3093 domain-containing protein, with product MRFREVIAPPVWLLAFIYFLFTSLSISIWAAIGNNPALWCQIILTIALVYIYVRWRMVIEVDDQELRVNKAHIELKYLGDTRVLESDAMRLVRGRDADPADYLAIRFWSSRGVIVRVKDIRDETPHWIISTRRGSELAAALR
- a CDS encoding PaaI family thioesterase: MSRVASTTPPPGATIPVRHPEAPPTGSKIPSHFAHCFGCGEKHPTGLHLVAHVGNAMDITAEFVVSQDHQGAPGLAHGGLLSLAFDEALGKLMWLLRAPAVTARLETDFLKPVPMGSKLFITAQITGQVSRKVYCSAIGRLNSPEGDIAIKAAALYVIVPMSHFLQNAPADYLEAISKTPEVLAFVDPNFEINP
- the dut gene encoding dUTP diphosphatase — protein: MSVKVLIKRLDPGVPLPIYAKGGDAGADIVSAVDITLAPGERALVPTGISIALPDGYVALVHPRSGLAIKHGVTMVNAPGTVDAGYRGELKLILINHDRSESVSFKRGDRVAQLVIQQVERAEFIEVQELPGSGRGTDGFGSTGRV
- a CDS encoding DUF3159 domain-containing protein, with the translated sequence MSIENNDRDKVVNALGGKKGLIDSGLPSVLFLIVFNIADNLRTALYAAVITSALLTILRLIKKDTIQHVISGFIGVAFCAYLANRTGNATDFFLPKFLTNLVYGTVYLIGNVAGWPILGLVLGPILGENLLWRKNPERKKAYIRAGWLWVAMFYLRLLVQVPIYLSGPENLNLLGSVNLAMGYPLFAAAAWGSWLIIKKVPSVKPED
- a CDS encoding potassium channel family protein, which produces MRIAIAGAGNVGRAIARELLDNGHQVLLIDKNPKAMKMQSVPDAEWLMADACEITSLDNAKLNNCQVLVAATGDDKVNLVASLLGKTEYGIPRVVARINHPKNEWLFDSSWGVDVAVSTPRIISALVEEAVSVGDVVRLFSFRKGQANLVELTLPDTSSCIGKTVEEIELPDNASLAAIVRDGQVIACSAHDVFAAGDELLFVASAAAESQIKACFIQS
- a CDS encoding potassium channel family protein, coding for MHVVIMGCGRVGSSLAIELESAGHSVSVIDQARESFRRLGPNFKGHTVTGMGFDRDTLLEAGIEKADAFAAVSNGDNSNILAARVARETYKVANVVARIYDPGRAEIYQRLGIPTVATVLWTTDQILRRIVPEGSKSEWRDASGAVQLCEFHPVASWYGISVARIENITGARVAFITRLGAGLIPDEHTVFQEGDLLHMMVRDEDHANVEKSFSHAPEDAS
- a CDS encoding class I SAM-dependent RNA methyltransferase, encoding MESKAQISLQVGQRLTVDIEKIAHGGHFIARHESESGKKAVIFVRHAIPGEKVEIEITSTSSNFIRADVVQVITPSPDRVVAPCKFAHRDGCGGCDFQHISASRQRTLKSEVITEQFARIAKIPMTVEVEEVDQPLHWRTRVTATTDHNGAIGFYSSRSHRVISVDECLIAVPEIGIKEMSKQKLSPDVRIEIAYSSEGERMVAEAPKSGDGKFRQNSGPAVLHEKIGDRLLQVSQRSFWQGHKRAPEILAAVVSDFAEIKNGDLVLDLYGGVGLFTASSLNAVGSQGSIHLVEGSKDATSDAKNNFAGQSNVQITTGDVAKIITRIQSADVVILDPPREGAGKDVVQQLARIGARGIVYVACDPAALARDTVYLAESGYSMRKIRAFDLFPMTHHIESVALFTPSKVS
- the acnA gene encoding aconitate hydratase AcnA, coding for MSSNSFDAKSTLNVSGKNYEIFDISKIDGASSLPFSLKILLENLLRTEDGANITAGHIKALAQWDPASEPDTEIQFTPARVVMQDFTGVPCIVDLATMREAIVSLGGDASKVNPLAPAELVIDHSVIADVFGTKDAFEKNTDIEYERNRERYRFLRWGQGAFDEFKVVPPGTGIVHQVNIEYLARVVMTRNVNGVLRAYPDTVVGTDSHTTMVNGLGVLGWGVGGIEAEAALLGQPVSMLIPRVVGFKLSGALPLGTTATDLALTITEILRKHGVVGKFVEFYGPGVVSVPMANRTTIGNMSPEYGSTCAIFPIDEETLRYLTLTGRSAEQVELVERYAKLQGLWHNPEVSPRFSENIELDLSMVVPSIAGPKRPQDRISLIDSKSAFENILPTYFGDKTNKNPIDIKVKEKSTTIKNGDVVIASITSCTNTSNPSVMIGAALLAKKAVEKGLSSKPWVKTTLAPGSKVVTDYYDRAGLTPYMEKLGFNLVGYGCVTCIGNSGPLPIEISKAVNDHDLAVSAVLSGNRNFEGRISPDVKMNYLASPPLVVAYALAGTMDHDFIKDSLGNDTDGEPVYLADIWPSPEEIQSVIDSSISSEMFSKDYASVFEGDHRWKSLDTPTGNIFEWDPKSTYVRKPPYFDSMPPQPTPVTNISGARVLAILGDSVTTDHISPAGNIRGDSPAGKYLEANGVDRKDFNSYGSRRGNHEVMIRGTFANIRLKNLLLDGVEGGFTRNFLKNGEQSTIYDASIDYQNAGTALVILAGKEYGSGSSRDWAAKGTALLGVRAVIAESFERIHRSNLIGMGVLPLQFIDGQNAASLGLRGDEVFELTGITELNSGITPKEITVKAGDKTFSARLRIDTPGEADYYRHGGIMQYVLRSLLA